The Bacteroidota bacterium region CAAAAAATAAATTACCTCTTTTATTCGAACTATGAATTAAAAAAAGGAACCAAAAATCCTAAAATTAGTCTTATTTTTAGAGTTTGATTTTTGCTTATGTAATCAGCTTTAACCGTACTATTATGCCCACCCTCCATTTCAAAGGCAAAACCTTCATTCAGAACCACCACCTGGCAGTGAAATACCATCAATTGGTGCCCCGGAAGGACTTAAGTTTGACTGAAAATGTTTCGCTAAGTGATAATCTCATCATCCATGGCGATAACCTTCTTGCACTTAAAGCGCTTTTACCAACCTATGGAGGAAGAGTTAAATGTGTATGTATTGACCCACCTTATAATACCGGTAACGAAAACTGGGTTTACAACGACAACGTGAACAGCCCCATGATGCAGGAATGGCTTGGCAAAGTTGTGGATAAAGACGACCTGACCCGCCATGATAAATGGCTGTGCATGATGATGCCGAAATTAAAACTTCTAAGAGAATTGTTATCAGCAGATGGTGCAATTTTTATAACCCTTGATGATACTGAGATTCATCGATGTAAAATGTTGATGGATGAGATCTTTGATGAAAATAATTTTGTTATCAACATTGTCTGGCAAGCAAGAAAATCAGTACAAAATGATACAGATATAAGTTTATCACATAATCATATATTAGTCTACGCAAAAAATAGAAGAATAGAAGAAAGAAGACTTAAGAAAAGCAATGAAGCTCAATGGTATTCATTACCTGGATTCGTTTTTTATCCTTTAATGCTACAAAAGTCTAAGTTTTTAAATCCTGACAACGATCCCAGAGGTCCTTGGAAAGCAGATCCCTTTGATGCTCCTGGAGTTAGGAAAAACTTAGAATATGATATAATAAACCCCAATACTGGAGAAGTATTTAATCCTCCTCTTGGGAGACATTGGAGGACAGAAGAAAAGAATTATATTGATTTTTTAAATGATAATCGAATACTGTTTGGTAAACAGGGTAAAAGCGGACCACAGCTTAAAGTTTTTTGGGATGAAAAAAAGGAATATGGAGAAATTGAAACCTCTTGGTGGGGTGATGGTTCAATGGAAAGCTATCTTGAAAATGAGATTGATATTGAAATGGTAGAAAAGTTCACTAACTATGGTACGACTACTAAAGGTTCACAATTACTTCAGCAAATTTTTGACGGACAAAAGAAATTTGAAAATCCAAAACCAATTGAACTTATAAAACACATATTAATAAGTGCATCAGCAAAAAATTCAATAATTCTTGACTCCTTTGCCGGTTCCGGCACAACCGCTCATGCGGTTTTAGACCAGAACAAAGAAGATGGTGGCAACCGGAAGTTTATTCTCGTAGAGTGTGAAGATTATGCTAACACCATTACAGCCGAGCGCGTGCGGCGAGTGATTAAAGGTGTGCCCACGGCTAAAAATGAAAACCTGCGAAATGGATTGGGAGGTACCTTCAGCTTCTTTGAATTGGGAGATCCCATTGAAATCGATAGCTTACTCAAAGGCGAAAATATGCCCTCCTATACCGAATTTGCCCGCTATCTGTTTTACACCGCGACGGGAGAAGAATTTGACGAGAGTAAAGTAGTTGAAGATAACGGCTACATCGGCGAAAGCCGTAACTATGAAATCTACCTCTTCTATAAACCGGATATCGAATGGCTGAAGAAAAATGCCCTTACACTGGATATAGCAAGATCCCTTCCTTCTGCAAAAGGAAAACAACGCCTGGTTTTTGCACCGGCGAAATATATTGATGATCAGACATTACAGGAGCTGCGCATCGATTTTTGCCAGTTACCTTATGAAATATACCGGATGAAAAAATAAATGGTGATACTATGGGAAAAAGATCATTTTCAGTGCCGGTGGAGCCTGCTGTCATGACCTGGGCCAGGGATAGCATGGGCTTTTCACGCAAAGAAGCCGCTTTAAAACTCAAGGTAACCGAAGCGATGCTGACAAAGTGGGAGACTGGCCATCAAAGGCCTAAACTTACTGAGATCGAAAAGATGGCGAAAGTGTATCAGCGTCCCCTTGCCATGTTTCTTTTCAGTTCGCCTCCTGTTGAGCCGTCTGTTCCCTCAGATTACCGCACTGCCATGTCGGAGCCGCTCAAGCCTCTCACCCCCGGAACACGTGTTGTCATCAGGAAAGCACGCGGCTTGTTAGCTTCCGCCATAGAACTGCAAAAGGAACTTAGAATTGAGACAATTCCCTTTACATTGAAGGCATCGATGCATGATAATCCCGAACTGGTAGCTGCGACGGTACGTCAGGATATTCTACGTGGTAACTTCAATATTACATCCATTTCAGATTCGCAAGGCGCTTTACGGTTATGGAAGTCCCAACTTGAGTATGCAGGAATTTTCATCTTTCAACTTTCCATTTCTCAAAAAGAAATCAAGGGATTTTCATTTATCGAAGATGGCATACCGGTTATCGTCATCAACAAAAGCGACGAGCTGAATTCCAGAATTTTCTCTCTCTTTCATGAACTGGGACACATTCTGCTGGGAGATTGCGGGATTTGTAACATGCTTGAAGCAGAACATGCTACCGCTATTGAAAAATTATGTAACCATTTCGCAGGAGCTTTTCTTGTGCCCGAACGAAAGTTGCTTTCACATAAAATTGTGACCGGGCATGGTACTTCATTTATCTGGGATAATAATGAGCTTAAAGAAATTGCCGGCCATTTCAAAGTGAGTAAGGAAGTCATTTTAAGACGTCTTTTAACACTCGGAAAAACAACTACTCCGGTTTACCAGCAATGGCGGGCTGATCAAATGAAGGTGTTTATTCCTTATGGCAAAAAAAGAGCTGATAAGGTAAAATCAATTGTCGAGGAAAGGGGGATTAAATATGTATCGATGGTATTTGATGCCTTTGAAAAGAGCAAGATCAATACACTTGAAATGGCTGAATATCTTGACGTCAGAACCAATCAACTGTCACGGGTTGAAGAATATATTTCGGACTGAACTGTGAAAATTTCATTCGAGACTACATATTGCATTGATACCAGCTCGTTGATCGACTTAAAGAAAAAATATCCTCCGGATTCATTTTTTAAAGCTATCTGGGATGATATCGGAGAAATGGTCAAGGAAGGGAATTTCTTTACGATTGAACTGGTGATTGAGGAGTTAAATAAGTTTGAAGATAAAAATGACTTCCTGGTTTCGTGGATCAATCATCACAAACATAAATTGATTTTACACATAACATCGGAAGTCTGGACAGCAGGAAAAATAATAATGAAAGAGCATCCGGAATTATTGAAAGAAGAAAAACAGGTAAAATATATTCCGGAAGCTGATCCGTTTCTTATTGCAACAGCCATGGTTAATAACCTCATAATCATTACTGAAGAGAATAAAACAAGTCATAACCGGATACCGGCTGTGTCGGAGTTTTACGGAGTAAGGTGCATAAATTTGTTAGAATTCTTTGAGGAAAGAGGATATAAAATTATCAGGTAAACATGCGACTAAAGAACTATCAGGAAAAGGTATTGCATGAACTTCAGATCTATCTGGATGCTGTATCAACGTTCAGAATGAAGTATGATAAGGCTGTAAAAGATGATCCTGATATTGCCAGAGATTATGATTTCCCGCGTCGTGCATGGGAGCAAGCGACAGGCAGGCAAATTTACTACTCCAAAACGAACGGACTTGGGCAACCTGTTCCTGACCTCTACTTCAAAGTGCCGACGGGCGGTGGTAAAACGGTTCTGGCCTGTCATGCCATTGATCAGATACATAAGTCATACTTAAAAAAACAATGCGGACTTGTTCTCTGGATTGTCCCCACCACACAAATATACCGGCAGACCATTGCTGCGCTGAAAAACCGTGAGCATCCGTACCGTCAGGTTTTGGATATATCAAGCGGCGGAAGGATATTGATAAAAGAAAAAACCGAACACTTCAACAGGCTTGATGTGGAAGAGAATCTTATGGTTCTCATGCTGATGCTTCCGTCTGCCAACCGCCAGAATAAAGAAACACTGAAAATATTTCAAGACGCAGGCGGATTTACAGATTTTTTTCCTCCGGAAGATAATTTTCCTGCCCAATTAGCATTACTTAAATCAGTCAAAAACCTCCATTGCTTCAGCATAGAAGGTGAAATATTTACAACCCAGATCAAAACTTCCCTGGGTAATACACTCAGATTATTAAATCCACTGGTCATTATAGATGAGGGTCACAAAGCTTATAGTGAAGGGGCACGCAATACCATCAGGAATTTCAATCCATCTTTCATACTGGAGCTTTCAGCCACTCCACCGGCAGTGAGCAACAAGCTGGTCGAAATTACCGGACGTGAGTTGAATGAGGAAGAGATGATTAAACTCGATATCCATCTGATCAATAAAACCAGCCTGGATTGGAAAGACACCATGCTTGCCAGCCTGGAGAAACGGGATGAATTGGAACGAAAATCAAAAGAATATGAACAGAATACCGGGGAGTATATCCGTCCGATTTGTTTAATACAAGTGGAACGCACAGGCAGGGATCAGATTGGAACGGAATTTATCCATTCAGAGGACGTCAAGGCTTATCTCATAAAGCAATGTAATGTACCCGAGGAAAATATTGCTATTAAAAGCAGTGAGAAGGACGATATTGAAGGACTAGATCTGTTTGCCAGAGAGTGCGGAATCAGGTATATCATCACAAAACAGGCGCTTCAGGAGGGATGGGATTGCGCCTTCGCCTATGTGCTCACCATTTTGACAAATCCTTCTTCTGCAACAGGTATAACCCAATTGATAGGCCGGATACTCCGACAACCTTCCGCCAGGAAAACCAAAATCGCCGAATTGGATGAATCGTATGTTTTCACTTTCCGGCAAAGCGCTGCCCAATTGGTCAGGGAGATAAAAGCAGGTCTTGAAGGCGAAGGTCTTGGCGACGTGGCAGGCCGCATTGTACATGACGAGGGCGACAGCGCTGAAGGAACCATTAAAGAACGCGAAACCTCTTTCAGAGCCGGTTTTAAGAAATTTGAAGGGAAAATATACCTGCCTAAGTTTGTGGTGCAGGAAAATAATACCTGGCGTGACCTGAATTTCGAAATGGATATTCTCCAGTATATTGATTGGGAAAAGATTAATATTGAAGAAATTAAAAACATTTCACTTACGGAGACAAGAGAGAAGGAACAGGAATTAATTCTTGGTTTAAGCGATATTACCAGCGAGCTGATCAAAGAAAAAGACCGGCAGGAAAGAACCGGAACCCTTGAAATTGATAAAGCCTTTATGGCCAGACAACTGAGTGAGATTGTGCCCAATCCATGGATTGCCTGGCAAATCGGTCATGATGCCTTAAATCTGCTATCAGATCAATTTGATTCAGATAAAATCAGCACCAACTTTATTTTCATCATCGAAGAACTTAAAAAGCTGATTTTAAAGGAAAAAGACCGGTTAGCTGAAATGATATTTAAAAATTTAATTGCAGAGAAAAAATTACTCTTTTTCTTGATTACTGAAACAGGGGGATTCAAAATACCCCCTCGGCTTAAAGTCAGAAGTAGCCGGAGTCTTAACCGGAATGATAACTCATCTATTCAAAGGTCTTTGTTCGATTATGTTCCGGAAGAGGAGTTCAATGAACTGGAAAAATCAATTGCCGTTTATCTGGATGAACAGGAAAAGTTATTATGGTGGTACCGAAATATCAGCAGACAGGACTATTTTATCCAGGGTTGGAAAAAGAATAAAATATACCCTGATTTTATAAGCACGGACCGTGGCGCAGAAGATGAAGATGATTTTACCGCTATATATGTCCTCGAAACAAAAGGTGTATATCTGAAAAATGAAGACACAAAGTATAAACAGGATGTGTTTACACTTTGTAATGAACTCGGAACAAAAAAAGCCTGGAAGGAGCTGGATTTGGATTTTCCTGATAAAAAATTTGAATTTCAGATCATCTATGAAGATGAATGGCAGGAAAAGATAAATAAAATCTACGCCACTGATGCTGTCAAACAAAGGTGATAAATCCACCAAAACCGGCTTCGGCGAAGGTGTTCTCGAACTCGGAAGGCGTCATCCCAATGTCATTGGCATCGGAGCCGACATCACGGCATCCGTTGGCATGAATCTCTTTGCAGACGTTTTTCCTGATCGTTTTATCTCCCTCGGCATAGCCGAACAGAATTGTGCCGGCGTGGCTGCCGGACTTGCTTTGGCAGGAAAGCTGCCTGTCTTCGCCACCTATGGCGTGTTCGCGGCAATGCGGACGACAGATCAGATAAGGGTGTCGATCTGTTACAACAATCTCCATGTCATCATCGGCGGCGCTCATGCAGGCATCTCTGTCGGTCCTGATGGCGCCACGCACCAAGCGCTGGAAGATATGGCCGTTATGCGGGTCCTGCCCAACATGACCGTGCTGTCGCCATGCGATGCCCAGCAGGCATTTATGGCTACCATTGCCGCTGCCGAACAGGTGAAGGGACCTGTGTATGTCCGCTTCGGAAGAGAGCCGGTACCCAATTTTACCGGTGCCGATCTGGAATTCATTGTCGGCAAGGCACAAGTGCTTCATGAAGGCGATGACCTAACCATCATTTCAACCGGCCACCTCACCTGGGAGGCCTTGCAGGCTGCTTATATGCTAGAAGAAAAGAATATACACGCCAGGGTTGTTAACGTCCATACCATCAAGCCCATTGATGAGGAGATGATTATCAAATGTGCAAAAGAGACAGGAGCTATTCTGACGGCTGAGGAGCATCAGGTCACCGGAGGACTAGGCAGCGCCGTGGCAGAAGTAATAGTAAAGCGTCACCCGGTTCCTATGGATTTCATCGGGATGAAAGATTGCTTTGGCGAGTCGGGCAAACCGGAGGAATTGCTTGAGAAATACGGAATGAAGGCGCAACATATAGCCAAAGCAACTACAAAATTAATATTAAGAAAAAACTAAAATTTTTCAATATATTTCACCCTCGACTTCAGTCGTGGGATGGGAAATAA contains the following coding sequences:
- a CDS encoding site-specific DNA-methyltransferase, with amino-acid sequence MPTLHFKGKTFIQNHHLAVKYHQLVPRKDLSLTENVSLSDNLIIHGDNLLALKALLPTYGGRVKCVCIDPPYNTGNENWVYNDNVNSPMMQEWLGKVVDKDDLTRHDKWLCMMMPKLKLLRELLSADGAIFITLDDTEIHRCKMLMDEIFDENNFVINIVWQARKSVQNDTDISLSHNHILVYAKNRRIEERRLKKSNEAQWYSLPGFVFYPLMLQKSKFLNPDNDPRGPWKADPFDAPGVRKNLEYDIINPNTGEVFNPPLGRHWRTEEKNYIDFLNDNRILFGKQGKSGPQLKVFWDEKKEYGEIETSWWGDGSMESYLENEIDIEMVEKFTNYGTTTKGSQLLQQIFDGQKKFENPKPIELIKHILISASAKNSIILDSFAGSGTTAHAVLDQNKEDGGNRKFILVECEDYANTITAERVRRVIKGVPTAKNENLRNGLGGTFSFFELGDPIEIDSLLKGENMPSYTEFARYLFYTATGEEFDESKVVEDNGYIGESRNYEIYLFYKPDIEWLKKNALTLDIARSLPSAKGKQRLVFAPAKYIDDQTLQELRIDFCQLPYEIYRMKK
- a CDS encoding XRE family transcriptional regulator, with product MGKRSFSVPVEPAVMTWARDSMGFSRKEAALKLKVTEAMLTKWETGHQRPKLTEIEKMAKVYQRPLAMFLFSSPPVEPSVPSDYRTAMSEPLKPLTPGTRVVIRKARGLLASAIELQKELRIETIPFTLKASMHDNPELVAATVRQDILRGNFNITSISDSQGALRLWKSQLEYAGIFIFQLSISQKEIKGFSFIEDGIPVIVINKSDELNSRIFSLFHELGHILLGDCGICNMLEAEHATAIEKLCNHFAGAFLVPERKLLSHKIVTGHGTSFIWDNNELKEIAGHFKVSKEVILRRLLTLGKTTTPVYQQWRADQMKVFIPYGKKRADKVKSIVEERGIKYVSMVFDAFEKSKINTLEMAEYLDVRTNQLSRVEEYISD
- a CDS encoding DUF4411 family protein; protein product: MKISFETTYCIDTSSLIDLKKKYPPDSFFKAIWDDIGEMVKEGNFFTIELVIEELNKFEDKNDFLVSWINHHKHKLILHITSEVWTAGKIIMKEHPELLKEEKQVKYIPEADPFLIATAMVNNLIIITEENKTSHNRIPAVSEFYGVRCINLLEFFEERGYKIIR
- a CDS encoding DEAD/DEAH box helicase family protein, whose product is MRLKNYQEKVLHELQIYLDAVSTFRMKYDKAVKDDPDIARDYDFPRRAWEQATGRQIYYSKTNGLGQPVPDLYFKVPTGGGKTVLACHAIDQIHKSYLKKQCGLVLWIVPTTQIYRQTIAALKNREHPYRQVLDISSGGRILIKEKTEHFNRLDVEENLMVLMLMLPSANRQNKETLKIFQDAGGFTDFFPPEDNFPAQLALLKSVKNLHCFSIEGEIFTTQIKTSLGNTLRLLNPLVIIDEGHKAYSEGARNTIRNFNPSFILELSATPPAVSNKLVEITGRELNEEEMIKLDIHLINKTSLDWKDTMLASLEKRDELERKSKEYEQNTGEYIRPICLIQVERTGRDQIGTEFIHSEDVKAYLIKQCNVPEENIAIKSSEKDDIEGLDLFARECGIRYIITKQALQEGWDCAFAYVLTILTNPSSATGITQLIGRILRQPSARKTKIAELDESYVFTFRQSAAQLVREIKAGLEGEGLGDVAGRIVHDEGDSAEGTIKERETSFRAGFKKFEGKIYLPKFVVQENNTWRDLNFEMDILQYIDWEKINIEEIKNISLTETREKEQELILGLSDITSELIKEKDRQERTGTLEIDKAFMARQLSEIVPNPWIAWQIGHDALNLLSDQFDSDKISTNFIFIIEELKKLILKEKDRLAEMIFKNLIAEKKLLFFLITETGGFKIPPRLKVRSSRSLNRNDNSSIQRSLFDYVPEEEFNELEKSIAVYLDEQEKLLWWYRNISRQDYFIQGWKKNKIYPDFISTDRGAEDEDDFTAIYVLETKGVYLKNEDTKYKQDVFTLCNELGTKKAWKELDLDFPDKKFEFQIIYEDEWQEKINKIYATDAVKQR
- a CDS encoding transketolase family protein yields the protein MLSNKGDKSTKTGFGEGVLELGRRHPNVIGIGADITASVGMNLFADVFPDRFISLGIAEQNCAGVAAGLALAGKLPVFATYGVFAAMRTTDQIRVSICYNNLHVIIGGAHAGISVGPDGATHQALEDMAVMRVLPNMTVLSPCDAQQAFMATIAAAEQVKGPVYVRFGREPVPNFTGADLEFIVGKAQVLHEGDDLTIISTGHLTWEALQAAYMLEEKNIHARVVNVHTIKPIDEEMIIKCAKETGAILTAEEHQVTGGLGSAVAEVIVKRHPVPMDFIGMKDCFGESGKPEELLEKYGMKAQHIAKATTKLILRKN